A genomic region of Spea bombifrons isolate aSpeBom1 chromosome 9, aSpeBom1.2.pri, whole genome shotgun sequence contains the following coding sequences:
- the EFNA3 gene encoding ephrin-A3 yields MSLISLLLPLLSLLPGTGANRHAVHWNSSNYHLRRDGYTVQVNVNDYLDIYCPHYNQSLAEHKMEQYILYMVSYEGYRTCNISQGFKRWECNRPHAPHNPIKFSEKFQRYSAFSLGYEFHAGHEYYYISTPTHNHRRSCLKMKVFVCCATTARSGEKHSPTLPQFTIGPEVKIEDLDNFNPEIPKLEKSISGTSPRREHLHLTVAVCLLLMILLAS; encoded by the exons ATGTCtctgatctctctgctgcttccTCTGCTCTCCCTGCTCCCCGGGACCGGAGCGAACCGACATGCGGTGCACTGGAACAGCTCCAACTACCA TTTGCGCCGGGACGGTTACACGGTGCAGGTGAACGTGAACGATTACCTGGATATTTACTGTCCGCACTATAACCAGAGCCTGGCGGAGCATAAGATGGAGCAGTACATCCTGTACATGGTGAGCTACGAGGGCTACCGCACCTGCAACATCAGCCAGGGCTTCAAACGCTGGGAGTGCAACCGGCCCCACGCGCCACACAACCCCATCAAGTTCTCCGAGAAGTTCCAGCGATACAGCGCCTTTTCCCTGGGGTACGAGTTCCATGCTGGCCACGAATATTACTACATCT CCACGCCAACTCACAACCACCGACGGTCCTGTCTGAAGATGAAGGTGTTTGTGTGCTGCGCCACCA CGGCCCGTTCCGGGGAGAAGCACTCGCCCACGCTGCCGCAGTTTACGATAGGACCAGAAGTAAAGATCGAGGATCTGG ATAACTTTAATCCGGAGATTCCCAAACTAGAGAAGAGCATCAGCGGGACGAGCCCTCGACGGGAACATTTACACCTCACGGTGGCCGTGTGTCTCCTGCTCATGATACTCCTGGCGTCCTAG